A section of the Clostridia bacterium genome encodes:
- a CDS encoding alpha/beta fold hydrolase yields MGTTITEITEFYNQLEAIPFRPRFLPGAVATSIWGLPDVPSMFFDTSPRTVGKLYRYPPPFVPVKFTSDDGTPLAGLMALQPDQPRPGVVIVHGLFASKNALYVKKPALKAYREWGFNVIVPDLRVFGESRYLSGAQSTGSWREGQDVLAAAEILADVINAPPAVMGFSMGAASVLQAAAQARAGQIAGTLAVSPYSDLRRQVAYISRRPKPWEGYSSVYPVFSLLLRRKRKDMGLPKGIDTFAALLEQVSALYYHMTSHELYQLGSPGQVVKRIQVPTLIIHGKDDPIIPVVEAEELARNAVNNPWVKTMIMPKGGHCAFDIVEPSWTWSVYQRFLLFVTGYRTKAQS; encoded by the coding sequence ATGGGGACGACAATAACGGAGATAACTGAATTTTATAACCAACTTGAGGCGATACCTTTTCGTCCTCGGTTCCTGCCAGGAGCCGTTGCTACTTCCATCTGGGGGTTACCCGATGTCCCATCCATGTTTTTTGATACTTCCCCTAGGACTGTAGGTAAGCTCTACCGGTATCCGCCGCCATTTGTCCCAGTAAAGTTTACCTCTGATGATGGCACTCCCTTGGCGGGCTTAATGGCTCTGCAACCTGACCAACCTCGACCAGGGGTAGTCATAGTCCACGGCCTATTTGCCAGTAAGAATGCTCTTTATGTGAAAAAGCCAGCTTTAAAAGCTTATCGAGAATGGGGTTTTAATGTTATTGTTCCTGACCTACGTGTGTTTGGGGAAAGTCGGTACCTTTCTGGTGCCCAAAGCACAGGGAGCTGGAGGGAAGGCCAAGACGTATTAGCTGCCGCCGAAATCCTTGCCGATGTCATTAACGCCCCTCCGGCTGTAATGGGTTTTAGCATGGGGGCAGCCTCAGTTCTGCAGGCTGCTGCCCAGGCTCGGGCTGGCCAAATCGCTGGAACCTTGGCAGTAAGCCCTTATTCCGACTTGCGGCGACAGGTAGCCTATATATCGAGGCGTCCCAAGCCATGGGAGGGGTACTCTTCGGTCTATCCTGTGTTCAGTTTGCTTTTGAGGCGGAAACGAAAGGATATGGGGTTACCGAAGGGAATCGATACTTTTGCGGCCCTTTTAGAGCAAGTAAGCGCTCTCTATTACCATATGACTAGCCATGAGCTCTATCAGCTAGGAAGTCCTGGGCAAGTTGTTAAAAGAATTCAAGTGCCAACGTTGATAATTCACGGCAAGGATGACCCCATTATACCGGTTGTGGAAGCTGAAGAACTGGCGCGAAACGCTGTAAATAACCCTTGGGTAAAAACCATGATTATGCCTAAAGGTGGTCACTGTGCTTTCGATATTGTAGAGCCAAGTTGGACATGGTCTGTTTACCAGCGCTTTCTCTTATTTGTTACCGGATACCGAACAAAAGCTCAGTCGTAA
- a CDS encoding ribonuclease HI family protein, protein MEQVRIFSDGASRGNPGPTGIGFVIVSPEGETLAEVKQYLGISTNNSAEYTALIRALETALDLGARKVEIFSDSELLVRQVLGQYQVRSPVLQPLHNRILSLSKRFSEFRIQHVPRGKNKRADELANLAIEVALKGSHQ, encoded by the coding sequence ATGGAGCAAGTTAGGATCTTTAGCGATGGTGCCTCACGTGGCAACCCGGGTCCTACCGGTATCGGTTTTGTGATTGTTAGCCCCGAAGGAGAGACTCTGGCCGAGGTAAAACAGTACCTAGGAATTAGTACCAACAACTCGGCTGAATACACAGCGCTAATTCGGGCTTTGGAAACAGCATTGGACCTGGGGGCCAGGAAAGTTGAAATTTTCTCCGATAGCGAGCTGTTGGTGCGCCAGGTTTTAGGCCAATACCAGGTAAGAAGTCCGGTTTTACAGCCTCTACATAATCGTATCCTTTCCCTCAGCAAACGGTTTAGCGAATTCCGAATACAGCACGTGCCTCGAGGCAAAAACAAGAGGGCAGATGAACTAGCCAATTTAGCCATTGAAGTTGCCCTCAAGGGTAGCCACCAATGA